ACCGCGGAGTCGGAGTCGACCGAGGACGAAGGGTGGCGCGTCAGAAAGGACGGGACGAAGTTCTGGGCGCACGTTCGGATCACCACCGTCAGAGACGACGACGGGGAGATCCAGGGCTACGCCAAAGTCACTCGCGATATGACCGACCGTCGCGAACGCGAACGGCAACTCCAGCGCGAACGCGACCTCACGGATCGAATCCTCGAGACCAGTCCCGTCGGCATTCAGGTACTCGATACCGACGGCGAGGCCATCCGGATGAACGAACGTCTCAGAGATCTTCTCGACGTTTCGCGGGAGGAAGCTACCACGTACGAGCCGTCTGACAGTACTGTCTACGACGAAGCCGGCACTCGACTCTCGGTCGACGACTACCCGTTCGCACACACGCTGGCGACGGGTGAGCCGGTCTCCGACCGCGTGCTTCGAATCGAACGGCCCGACGGCGACGACCGCTGGCTCTCGACGAACACGTCGCCGTTACGATCCGAGGACGGCGAGATCGATTGCGTCGTCGCCTCCGCCGAGGACGTCACCCACCTCAAAGAGCGCGAACGCCGACTCGAGCGCCGAACGAACGAACTGTCGGCCGAGTTGAGCGAGGTGTACGGTCGGATCACGGACGGACTCATCGCGTTCGACGAGGACTGGGAGTTCACGCACGTCAACGAGCGAGCGGAAGAGATCCTCGGGGTTGAGCGGACGAATCTCCTCGGCGAGACGCTCTGGGACGTCTTCCCGGATCTGGTCGGGTCGCCGTTCGAAACCTGTTACCGCGAGGCGATGGAGAGCCAGGAGTCGACCGCCATCATGGAGTACTATCCGGCGCTCGGCGTCTGGTTCAAAGACTACGTCTACCCCTCCGAAACGGGGCTGTCGGTCTACTTCCGGGACGTCACCGAGCAGAAGGCGCGCGAGCGAGAGCGCGACCGCTACGAGACGCTCGTCGAGACGATCGACGACGGGGTGTACGCGCTCGACGCGGACCGGACGTTCACGCTGGTCAACGACGGCTTTCTGGCGATGACGGGTTTCTCTCGAGAGGACCTGCTCGGTACGCACGCGTCCGTCGTCTTCGGCAATGAGTTCGACGCGATCGAAGCGGAACGGTCGAACGCGGCCGAGTCCGAAGCGAACCCCACGTTCGAGGAGTCGCTCCGAACGGCGACGGGCGAGGAACTCACGGTCGAGAGTCGATTCACCGTCCTCGAGGGTGAAGACGTCCGCGTCGGCGTCACTCGCGACATCACCGAGCGCAAGGAGCGCGAGCGGATCCTCGAGGAGTCCGAGCAGCGCTACCGGACGCTGGTCGACTCCTTTCCCAACGGTCTCGTGACCCTGTTCGACCACGACCTCCGGTACACGCTGGCGGCGGGCCAGGGCTTCGATCGCATCCCCGTCGAACCTGACGATCTCGAGGGCGAATGCGCGCTTGACGTCTGGCCCGAGGACACCGCGGACGCGCTCGAGCCGATCTATCGGGCCGCCCTCGAAGGCGAGGAGGCCGCGGCCGAAATGGCGTACGCGGACCGCGAGTGGCGCGTGCGCGCGATTCCGATCACGGACGAACGGGGCGACGTCTTCGCCGGGATGACGATGTCCCAGGATATCTCGGAGCAAAAAGGCTACGAGCGGTATCTCGAGGACGCGAAAGCCCAGCTCGAGGCGGCGACCGAAGCCGGTGCGGTCGGCACCTGGGAGTGGCAGATTCAGGCGAACCGGTTCGTCACCGGCGCGTCGTTCGCCCGCACGTTCGGCATCGATCCCGAGGCTGCTCGTGAGGGGGTCCCCCTCGAGCGGATCACCGCCTCGATCCACGAGGCGGATCGCGACCGCGTCGAAGCGGCGATCACCGACGCCGTCGCCTCCTGCGGGGAGTACGAGGAGGAGTATCGTGTCCGGAACGCCGACGGGGAACTTCGGTGGGTCGTCGCTCGCGGCTACGTCGAGACCGACGAGGCGGGAACTCCGGTCACGTTCCCCGGCGCGATCACGGATATTACGGACCGAAAGCGGGCCGAGATCGCCCTCGAAAAGAACCAGAAACAGCTGCAGACGCTGTTCGAACTCCTGCCCGTCGGCGTCGTGGTCGCGAACGCCGACGGCCAACTCGTCGAGGCGAACGACGCAGCCGAGGAAATCTGGGGCGGTAACGTCTTCGATGCGGACTCGGTCAACGAGTACGAGCGGTACTCCGCACGGTGGGCTGACACTGGTGAGCCGGTCGAACCCGAGGAGTGGACGATGTCGCGCGTCCTCGAGGGAGAGGTCGTCACGGATCCGGACATCTTCGCGATCGACGCCGCCGACGGCGAGGAACGGATCGTCATGATCCACGGGATGCCGGTCCGCGACGGGAGCGGCGAGGTCAGTCGCGGCGTCGTCACCCAGACGGAGATCACCGAACGCCGGGAGTATCAGCGGAAACTCGAGGAGACGATTTCGAAACTCGAGACGTCGAACGAGCGCCTCGAGCACTTCGCGTACGCCGCTTCCCACGACTTACAGGAGCCGCTGCGGATGGTCTCGAGCTATCTCCAGCTTATCGACCGCCGGTACGCGGACGACCTCGACGCGGACGCAGCGGAGTTCCTCGAGTTTGCGATCGACGGCGCTGACCGTATGCGTGACATGATCGACGGCTTACTCGCCTACTCGCGCGTCGATACGCAGGGCGACCCGCTCGAGCCGACCGACCTCGAGACCGTCGTCGCGGACGCGCTCGAGGATCTCCAGTTCCGAATCAGCGAGGAGCGCGCCGAGATCACGGTCGAGTCGCTGCCACGGGTTCGCGGCGACGAGAATCAGTTACGGCAGGTGTTCCAGAACCTCCTCTCGAACGCGCTCGAGTACAACGACGAGGAGCCGCGAGTCCGCATCGAGAGCGAGCGCGACGGCGGGATGTGGATCGTCTCGGTCACCGACAATGGGATCGGTATCGATCCCGCGGAGACCCACCGCATCTTCGAGGTGTTCCAGCGCCTGCACAGCCGCGACGAGCATTCGGGAACGGGGATCGGGCTGGCGCTCTGCCAGCGGATCCTCGAACGCCACGGCGGGGAGATTCGGGTCGATTCGACGCCCGGCGAGGGATCGACGTTTTCCGTGTCGCTGCCCGCGGTGGATCGCCGGCTCGAGTGACTGAAACAGCCTCTTGTCCGCCCCGGGCGTCCTCCTTCTCTCCGGTGTAGCCGGGTCGATACTGTATACGCTCGTCATCGACGGGAATCGGTCGGAACTGGTCCCGCTGGAGGCCGTTATCGACTCGGTTTTGATCGGGTGTCGGACGCCCCAGCTTCGGTACTGTGTCGAGCCACTGAGAGACGAACCGAGCGACGACCGTCCCCGACAACTGAAGGCCCGGTCCGTCGTAGCGGTGGTATGACCAGACACCTGCTCGTTCCGATGGACGACTCCGAACCGGCTCGAGCGGCGCTCGAGCACACGGTTTCCGTTTTTCCGGACGACGAGGTGACGGTACTCCACGTGGTCGACGATCTCGAGACGGGCTACGGAGGTGGTCGACCGCCGGTGACGACCGGGGGCGAGAAGCGCGCGGACGACGACGAACCTGACTTCTTCGAGGACGCCCGCTCGATCGCGGCCGCACACGACAGAACGGTCGAGGCGACCGTTATTACGGGAACGTCGGCCGACGCGATCCTCGAGTACGCTCGCGAGCACGACGTCGATCAGATCGTAATGGGCAGCGAGGGGCGATCGGGGGTTTCGCGCATGTTGCTTGGCAGCATCGCGGAGGCCGTGACGCGACGGTCGTCGGTTCCAGTGACGATCGTCCCGTAGTTGGCGGTCCGGATAGCACGGCGGTCCAGCTGCGGAGCGAACTCGGCTCGAGAAGAAGTTTCGGTCGTAGTGGATCGAGTCGGGCCGCTCGGACCGTAAACCGGGGCCGATCAGGCTGCAGTTCCCGACCGCTCGCTGGCCGATACCTTCCTCGAGTCCGGCTGGCGTCCGGAACGCGCGGTTCGATCGGTCGCGATCAGGCGTCGGCTTTCGCGTCGGCGAGCGTCTCGTACATCTCCTCTGCCAGTTCGTTCGCGCGGTCGCTGTCGCGGGCTTCGGCGTAGATCCGGACGAGTGGTTCGGTGCCCGAGGGCCGTGCGAGCACCCACGCGTCGCCGTGATCCAGTCGGTAGCCGTCACGCGTATTGAGTTCGGCGTCGGAGGCCTGGGCGTGGTTCGCCGCGGCGTCGATCATCGCGTCGCGCTCGGCCGTCGACTCGTACTCGATGTTGTAGCGGACGTTCGCGTAGTCGTCGTAGGGCGCGACGATTTCGCTGACGGGTCGCTCGGCGACGAGTTCGAGGAACCGGGCTGCGGTGAACGCACCGTCGCGCGAGAGCCGGAAGGCGGGGAAGAAGATCCCGCCGTTGCCCTCGCCCGCGATCGGGACACGATTGCCTTTCTCCTCGAGTTCCTCGATCCGCGTGATGATGTTGGTCGACCCGATGGGGGTGAGTTCGAGGTCGGCACCGACATCGTTGACGACGTCGACCAGTCGCTGGGAGACGTTGACGGCGGAGACGGTCGTCTCTCCGGCCTCGAGTTCGGCCGCCGCGAGCGCGGCGAGTGTGGCGTCGCCCGAAACGTACTCGCCGTTCTCGTCGAAGAAGATGGCGCGGTCGGCGTCGCCGTCGTGGGCGATGCCAACGTCGGCGTCGGTGGCTCGGACGAGTTGGCCGAGGTCCTCTAAGTTGTCGGGAACCGGTTCGGGGTCGCGGCCGGGGAAGTGGCCGTCCGGCTGACCGTTGACGGTGACGACGCGGCAGCCGAGTTCGCGGAAGAACTCGGGGCTCGTGAGGGTGCCGGAGCCGTGGCCGGGATCGAGCGCGACCGTCAACTCGGCGTCGGCGATGGTCTCCCGGTCGGAGGCCGCGAGCAGTTCGTCGACGTACTCTCGAGTGATCCCTTCGATCTCGCGAACGCGGCCGGTTTCGTCCCAGGGCGCGACGGTGGCCGACTCGGCGAGCAACACCTGTTCGATCTCCTCTAAGTCCGAGACGACGAGTTCGATCCCGTCGCGGCCGACGAGTTTGACGCCGTTGTACTGCGGCGGGTTGTGCGAGGCCGTGATCACGATGACGGGGACCCCCTCCCGTTCGGCGTAAAACTGTGCGCCCGGCGTCGGCAGAACCCCGAGTCGGTCGACGTCCGTTCCCGTGCTTGCGAGCCCGCTCGCGGCCGCGTCGGCCAACATGCGACCGGTGTAGCGCGTATCGCGCGCGATAGCAACCCGTTCGGCTCCCCAGGCCGTCCCCGCCGCTTTCGCGACGCGGAGGACGAACGCGGGCGTCAGCTCCTCGTTGGCGACGCCGCGTGTCCCGCTCGATCCGAATACTTGCATGGGTCCTAGTCGGAGCGGACTCCCCAAAGGGATTCCGAAGCAGACAGAACGCTTTCGGCGCGCGCCCACGACTGTCCACCTATGGATGCTATCGAGGAGAAACGTGTCTACGGCGACCGCGAGGGGGCGCTCGAGGTCTACGTGGCGAGTGCCATCGGCGTCGTGCGCGTCCGCGTCGCCGGCGACACCGTCGGCGAGTTCGGGCTCTGTGACCGTACTCCCGCTCGCGACATCGCCGCGACCGGCGAGACTGTTGCTATCGCGACCGACGAGGACGTACAGGTGCTCGGGCTCGAGCGCGGGGATCGGGAGGCGCGCGCAGCGGAAGCCGATGCGAACGAGTCCGACGAGACGTTCGTCGGTACCGGGTTCGGTCCCGCCGTCGCCGTCGGTAGCCACGGCTCGGATCTGATTGCCGCCAGTCCCGACGGCGATATCGCTCGGCTACCGGCCAAAGCGGATACCGATTCGGAAATCCGCGAGTGGGAGTCCCTCGAGCACAACGGCGTCGCGACGGTTCGCGCGATCGACGGGAACCTCGTCGGCACCGACAGCGGTATCTACCGCGTCCACGAGGGCGAACTCGATCACGCCGGGCTCTCGGATGTTCGGGACGTCTCCGCGGCCGGCGTCCCGCTCGCCGCGACCGCCGACGGGCTCTACAAGCTCGGGAACGGCTGGATGGAGGCGCTCGAGGGCACATTCGAGACCGTCGCGGCGGATCCGCGAACCGAGCCGGGTCGGCTCACGCGCGCTCACGCCGTTTCGGGAGACACCATCTACGCCTACGACGCCGACGCGGAGACCTGGACGGAGTACGACCGCTCTAGGAGATCGATCGTCGACATCGGCTACGGGGAGACGGTCTACGCCGTCACGGAACGGGGTACGTTTCTCTCGGCGACGCCCGACGATAGTAGCGGCCCGTGGCGGTCACAGACGATCGGTGTCGGAGACGTGACGGGACTCGCCGTTCCCCGAGACGAGTAACGACCCGGCGCTGGCTTCGGGATGGTCTCGATCCTGATTCTCGTACCCGACGAACGAATCGTCTGACGGAGATTTAACTATCTCCGATACTTTCCTCCGGCAACATGAGTGGGATACCACGCCGTCGACTGCTGGCCGCGACCGGTGTCGGTCTCGCCGGCGCTATGGCCGGCTGCTCGAGCAGCACCGACGACGAGAATGGGGACGACAATACTGAAGACGAGGAAACGCCCGAGGAGGAAGAGACTGACAGCTCGACCGACTCCTCGGAGTCGGTTTCCGGGGCGATCATCGTCGACAACCTCTCGGATAGCGACCAGCAGATCGACCTGCTGGTCCAACTCGACGACGGAATCGCCGTCTGGGAGACCGAGACGATCGAGGCCGGTCGAACCGCCTCGATCGAACGCGACTGGGCGGCCGACGCCGGCCAATTCCGCGTCACGGCCCGACTCAACGAGGGCGAACCGGTGGACATCACGCCGTCGAACTGGAACGCCGCCGACTGCCTCAGCATCTTCGTCCGGATCACGGGCGACGACAGCATGACGTACTCGAGTAACGCCACCGATGGCAACTGTGGCGGGGCCGAGGACCGTGACGACGGCGGCGAAGATGGCGAGGACGTCGAAACGTAGCCGCTCGACCACCGTCCGTCAGGCGGTTCGATCGGACTGATTGCACGCGCCAGTCCGTTCGGTCGACCGGACTCCGTCGCGATCGACTTCCCGCTTCCAGCCATCGACGACCTGTCGCGGTTTCGAACGCCGTCGACGACGGCGAGAACGAAAACGGGTTTAGCCCCCGTCCTGTCCACTCGAGTATGACTCAGATCGTCGGCGGCTCCGCATCACAGGTGCTCGCCGCTGCCCTCGCACGCGAACTCGAGGAACCGCTTGCTCCCGTCGAGTACGACCGCTTTCCGGACGGCGAACTGCTCGCCGCCGTCCCGGAGTTCGACGACGACCGCGCGATCGTCGTCGCCTCGACCGTCTCGAGTGACGCCCACCTCGAACTGCTGCAACTGCAGGATGCCGTCCGCGAGGCCGGCGCCGAGGAGGTCGTCACCGTCCTGCCGTACATGGGCTACGGCCGGCAAGATGCGGCCTTCGAGGCTGGACACCCAATCTCCGCTCGGGCAGTCGCTCGCGCCGTCTCGACCGGCGCCGATCGCGTGCTCACGGTCAACCCGCATGAAAAAGCGGTCTGTGAGTTCTTCGAGCCCACGGCGACGTCGGTCGACGCGGCGGGCCAACTGGCCGATCCGCTGCCGGCGGACCTCGAGGACCCGGTCTTTCTCTCCCCCGACGCGGGCGCGATCGATCTCGCCGAGACGGTCCGCAACGCCTACGGCGACGGCGAGACGGACTACTTCGAGAAGACTCGCCACTCCGGAACGGAAGTCGAGATCACGCCCAGCGACGTCGACGTGGCCGGTCGCGACGTCGTCGTCACGGACGACATCATCGCGACGGGATCGACCATGAGCGAGGCCGTCGGCGTCCTCCGGGACCGTGGCGTCGCCCGCGTGTTCGTCACCTGCGTCCACCCCCTGCTCGCGCGTAACGCGGTGACGAAGCTCTCTCGAGCCGGTGTCGAGGCGATCTACGGCACCGATACGATCGAGCGCGGGGCGAGTGCAGTCTCGGTCGCGCCGGCGCTCGCGGCGGAGCTGTAACAATTCGCGCTCGGCTCGGTCGTCGGTCACAAATCGATCCTTCGGCGGCTACCTGTTCGCATTGCTGAATAAGGGTTAACTCGCATCGTCGCACACGTTCGCGTAGCGATGGCTGGGGAAGACGACACCCAACGGGCGGCGGCGGTGTGCGATAACTGCGGAACTGCCCATGCGGTTCGTCTCGGACCCGACGGGGAGATTCGCCCCATCGGAACCGGACAGGGGTCCGGCTGTACGTGCGGGGACGGCACACTTCGCATCATGAGCGACGATACGGCCGTCCTGGAGGACGTAGAGATGGAAGAGTCGTAGTCGGACGTGGAGACGGACGGACTGCAGTCGATGCGGTGTGCAGGGAGCCGACGCCGTCTCCTCACCTGCGACCCGTACTATAACTGTTAAGTAGATACCATCCCGTGACTTAGCTAGTCGGAATTCGTACAGGTCGCGGGCAATCCACCCTCGACCGCGAGCCACCGAGTCACCACCCACCTCAGATGCACGGAATCGTTCACAAGACGCTCAAGGAGTACGTCGTTGACCGAACCGACGAGAAGACCTGGGAAACGATCCTCGACCGCGCCGACCTCGAGCCGGCGCTATATCTCCCGGTCTCGACGTACGACGATCAGGAGATCGACGCCATCCTCTCGACGCTGTCGTCGATGGCGACCCAGAACAGACGCCAGATCGAACGCGACTTCGGGCGGACGCTCGCGCCCGAACTCCTGTCGACGTTCAACGCTCACGTGCGCGACGAGGAACTGTTCGTCCTCCTCGAGCGCCTCGAGACGATCGTCGGCGATGTCGACGCGGCGACCGACGACACCGCGCTCCCGTCGGTCTCGGGTACCCGCGACGGGGACGAAAGCGTGCGTGTAACGTATCGAACCCATCGGGAGCCGGCCTACTGCGGGCTGGCTCACGGGATTCTCGAGGGGATCACCCGGGCTTTCGGTGCGGACGCCACCGTCACGGAACAGCGCTGTATCGACGACGGCGAGGAGGCGTGCGTGTTTCTGGTAGAACGAGCGTAAACGGTTCTGCTGCCGATGACCGCCTCGACGGCGAGCGGTGTCACTGCCGCCGTCTGAGCATCCCGATCGTGACCACGAGAGCCAGCGTGGCGATCACGGCGACGCCGCTGAAGCCGGGGATCGAATCGACGGCCGAGACGGCCCTCGAGAGACCGCCGCCGACGGTGACCGTCGTCGACTGCTCGCCGGCCGTCACCTCGTAGCGTCCGTCGTCGTCGAAGGTCAACTCGACCGTCGTGGTCCCCGTCTCGCCGGGGGCGATTGCGACCGGATCGCCGGTTACGACCCCGTTTGCGCTCTGGAACGGCAGCGTCCCCGCGGCCGGACGGTCGCCGTCCGCGGTGACCGTTGCGGTCGCCGTCACCGTTTCACCGGGATCGACGCCGTCAGGGTCGACCCGCAGGTCGGTGACGGTCAGACTCGGACTCGAGCGAACGAACACCGTCAGCCGATCGTCGCCGACGCGGAGGTTGTAGAGCCCGGGTTCCGCTGGCTCCCACGAGAGACGCGTCGTCGCTCGCTCGCCGGGCTCGAGGTGACGCTGCTCGAGCGCGACGATATCGCCGTTCACCTCGAGGGTCGCGTCGGCGGTGCCGACCCGGTCGTCGACGTTCGCCATCGCGACCGGGACGGTGACGGATTCGCCGGCCGGCACGGCCATCACGTCACCGCCGTCGATGCCGGCGTCACCGTTTCTACTACCGGCTTCGACACCGTCTATCTCGCTCGAGTCCCAGCGCTCCCAGGACTGGGCCGCGACCTCGATCGGCTCCGAGCCGAGTCCGTACTCGACGATCGCCGCGGACTGGTCGAACGCGTCCCCGTGTTCCCAGCGGCTCCACATCTCGGGCGTCGCGTCGGTCTGCGTGTACCGCTCGGCGACGCTTCGGACCTCGCTCCCGCCGGCGTCCTCGAGCGCCGTCAGGAAGTCCGCCTCGCTCACCGCGCCGTTCTGGGCGTTCAACTGCCGGAAGACGTCCTCGAGCGTCCGGTCGCCGTCGGTCGCCAGTCGCAGCTGTCGATCGATCTCGCCGTAGACGAGCGGCCCCTTCACGTAGTCGGTATCGCGATCCGCCCAGGTCGAGGGGTTGTTGAGTGCGCCATCCGCGTACGGCGAGCGCTCACCCCGTTCCAGGTGGTTACCGAACTCGCCGAAGCTGATCGTCCCCGTCTCGTAGCCGAGCAAGGCGGGATAGTACTCCGCTTGCGCTTCGACGAGCCACCGTACGTCGGTCGTCGTCTCGCCGCTGGCGAACCCTTGGCGAACGTGGACGTACTCGTGAAGCCAGACGTTTGCCGCGGCCTCGAGTTCGGCGTCGGCGGCGACCCACGCGTCCGCGTCGCCGTACTGGACGCCCCGCGGTCCCCAGTCGACATCGGTCGGGACCGCGACGACGAACACCTCGTCGCTGCTTGAGCCGACGTCGAGTCGCTCGCTACCCGCTGCGATCGACTCGAGGATGTCGTCGGGCGTCTCCATCAGATCGGCCGCCTCGGGGACGACCAGCCTGATCGTCTCGCCGTCGACGGTTCGCTCGTACTCCTCGACCGGGCCGAAGAAGGCGATGTCGTCGCCGGCCGCGCCCTCGCCGTCGACGGTGACCGTCTCCTCGATACCCAGTGTGACGGATTGCGGTGTTCTGAGAGAGAGCCCGACCGATGGGACCTGAACGACGCCCCACTCGCCGGTGTCGACGAACGTGTACCCGTCTCGGTCCTCGTGGTCGTGGCGGACGTCACCCGTTCGGTCGCTCGGCATCTCGTATCGGAGCGACGGCTCCGCGGTCGCCTCGTCCCAGCGGTACGTTCCGTCTCCGGTCTCCTCGAAGCCCTCGAGGGCCACGACGGCTGCGTCGTCGTGGAGATCGACCTCGAGTCCGCGCATCGGCTCCGGCGGCTCGAAAGTCGTCTCGACCTCGAACTCGCCCGGTCGATCCGGGAGGTGGCGCAGTTCGGTTCGCTGGTGGAGCACGTCGTCATCGTCGGCCATCGCGCTCGGCGACCCATCGCTCGCTGCGGTTGCAATCGCTGGCTCGGATGCTCCCGAGGTATCGGGCCCGGACGAGAATCCGCCCGCCCCGGCGATACCGGCCGGGAGGCTAGCGAGCAGGAGGAGCACGATGACACAGACGGCGAACCGAGATTTCACTACCCCTCTCTGTCGAGTCTGCGATTAAGACTTTTGTGGCACGAATACTGTCGCTGTAGCGAGAATTACTGCAGAACGAGGACTCGAGGCGCATTCCTCGAATCGCTCACTCGCTCTCAGTCCGACGCTTCGGCGGCCGCCAACGGTTCGGATCCCACCTTTTTCTCGTCGGGTTCGCTATCGCTCACCACTCTCTGTTCACGGGCGCGGAGTGCCCGTTCACATGGTCTGCGGGACCGAAGGTCCCGCTCGACTCCAAAAATCTGTCTGGCGAGAGCGAAGCTCTCGCTGACCATTGCCTCACTCCGTTCGGCAAGAGACCAAAAACGCCTCACTCCGTTCGGCGGTGCTAGTCCGACGCCTCAGCGGCCGCCAGCGGCTCGATCGCGATCTCGGCATCCACCTTTTTCTCGTCGGGTTCGCTATCGCTCACCACTCCTCGAAAAATCTGGTCCAAAAACGCCTCACTCCGTTCGGCGGTGCTAGTCCGACGCCTCAGCGGCCGCCAACGGTTCGATCGCGATCTCGGCATCCACCTTTTTCTCGTCGGGTTCGCTATCGCTCACCACTCCTCGAAAAACCTGGACCAAAAACGCCTCACTCCGTTCGGCGGTGTTAGTCCGACGCCTCAGCCGCCGCCAACGGTTCGATCGCGATTTCCATCGTCACACCTTCGACCTCCCACTCCTTTCGGTTGCCGTTGTCGACCTCGAGAGCACCGATCTCGTCGGCGCGAACCTCCTCGCGGATGAGGTCCGTGCGCTCGTCGACCAGCGAGGCGACGCGATCGTCGTCGATCTCTAGGTCCAGCGCGATCCGCTCCTCGACGTCGAGTTCGAGGTCCTTTCGCATCTCCTGGACGCGGCGGATGACTTCACGGGCGTAGCCCTCGCTCTCGATATCGTCGGTCAGCGAGGCGTCGACGTAGGCGACGCCGCGGTCGTCGCCGTCAAGGGAGAAGGCGGTGCCGGCGACGCCGTCGGGCGTCTGGGTGACGAACGAAACCATTTCCTCGGTGATCTCCTCGTCGTCTTCGAGCACGTCCGCGACAGCTGATTCGATCGCCTCGAGTCCCGGTTCGTCGATCCGGGCCTCGTTGAGCGCGTTCATGACCTGTCCGGCGCGGTCGCCGAAGGCCGGCCCGAGTTCGCTCATGTCGGCCTCGGCGCTGTAGTTCAGTTCGCCCCAGCGGCCGTCGGGCGAGACGAGTTCAATCTCGCGGGCGTTGAGTCGATCCTCGAGCAGTTCGGTGTGGCGCTCGACGGCCTCGACGACGCGCCCGTCGTCGGCGGCGACGACCACTCGCGGGACGGGCCAGCGAAGTTTACGCCCGGCCTGTTGGCGCGCGTTCGCGCCAGCCTCCTCAATTGCGCGCAGGATGGCGACGTCCTCCTCGAGCTGTTCGTCGGCCCAGTACTCTTCGACGGCGGGCCAGTCTTCCATGTGGACGGTTTCGTGGCCGGCGTCGCCGGTGAGGGTACCGTAGATCTCCTCGCTGACGAACGGCGCGTAGGGTGCGAGGAGCGCGACGCTCTCGCGGAGGATGCGGTAGATCGTCGCATATGCCGCGTCCTTGGAACCGCTGTCCGTCTCGTCCCACATCCGCTCGCGAACGGCCTGGATGTAGAACCGCGAGACATCCTCGACGACGAACTCGATGAGCGCCTCGAGCGCGCGGTCCTGGCGGAACTCTTCGAGATGCTCGGTCATCTCGGCTTTCGTGGACTGCAGGCGGGCGAGGATCCACTCGTCGATGAGTTCGAGGTCTTCATCCACCTCGTCCAGGGTCGTCTCCTCCGGATCGAATCCATCGAGGCGCATGTACGGCAGCGGGAACCGGAACACGTTCCAGAGCGTCCGGAGGTGATTCTCCATCGTCCCCATCTCGTCCCACGAGAAGCGCATGTCGTCGCCCTGCGGGTTGGCCGACAGCAGGAACATGCGCATCGCGTCGGAGCCGTGGCGCTCGATGGCCTCGTCGGGTTCGACGACGTTGCCGACCGACTTGGACATCTTGCGGCCGTCCTCGTCTAACGCGTGGCCGTGCATCAGGACCTTATCGTAGGGCACCTCGCCCATCGCGGCGGTGC
Above is a window of Natronorubrum tibetense GA33 DNA encoding:
- a CDS encoding M61 metallopeptidase family protein, with protein sequence MKSRFAVCVIVLLLLASLPAGIAGAGGFSSGPDTSGASEPAIATAASDGSPSAMADDDDVLHQRTELRHLPDRPGEFEVETTFEPPEPMRGLEVDLHDDAAVVALEGFEETGDGTYRWDEATAEPSLRYEMPSDRTGDVRHDHEDRDGYTFVDTGEWGVVQVPSVGLSLRTPQSVTLGIEETVTVDGEGAAGDDIAFFGPVEEYERTVDGETIRLVVPEAADLMETPDDILESIAAGSERLDVGSSSDEVFVVAVPTDVDWGPRGVQYGDADAWVAADAELEAAANVWLHEYVHVRQGFASGETTTDVRWLVEAQAEYYPALLGYETGTISFGEFGNHLERGERSPYADGALNNPSTWADRDTDYVKGPLVYGEIDRQLRLATDGDRTLEDVFRQLNAQNGAVSEADFLTALEDAGGSEVRSVAERYTQTDATPEMWSRWEHGDAFDQSAAIVEYGLGSEPIEVAAQSWERWDSSEIDGVEAGSRNGDAGIDGGDVMAVPAGESVTVPVAMANVDDRVGTADATLEVNGDIVALEQRHLEPGERATTRLSWEPAEPGLYNLRVGDDRLTVFVRSSPSLTVTDLRVDPDGVDPGETVTATATVTADGDRPAAGTLPFQSANGVVTGDPVAIAPGETGTTTVELTFDDDGRYEVTAGEQSTTVTVGGGLSRAVSAVDSIPGFSGVAVIATLALVVTIGMLRRRQ